A genomic window from Ideonella sp. WA131b includes:
- a CDS encoding bifunctional salicylyl-CoA 5-hydroxylase/oxidoreductase: MKIVCIGGGPAGLAFGLLMKRAHPAHDITVVERNRPYDTFGWGVVFSDATLENLADADRETADAIEAGFAHWDDIELQFKGRTIRSGGHGFVGIGRKKLLNILQSRCEALGVKLVFETEAEDESAWPDADLIIASDGIHSRMRGKYASVFRPQVVTRPNRYIWLGTKKRYEPFTFVFERTEHGWFQAHIYPFEADTSTYIVECPETVWRAHGLDAATADESIAFCERLFARDLDGAKLLSNARHQRGSAWLNFQQVKCEQWWLHNGTQHLVLMGDAVHTAHFAIGSGTKLALEDAIELARLFGRRGHEPDSAAVIGEVLAEYQQLRAVEVLRLQNAAWNAMEWFEICGERYCDTLEPEQFMYSLLTRSQRIGHENLRLRDQAWLEGFERWFAVHSGLTADQADRPVPPMFAPFRLRGTTLPNRVVVSPMAQYRCVDGVPGEFHLVHLGARALGGAGLVMTEMTCPSADARITPGCPGLWNTAQRDAWARIVAFVHAEGPAKIGLQLGHAGPKGSTNAPWQHTGADEPLADGNWPLIAPSARPYRPDGQVPRAMTRADMDRVRDEFVRSTLLAAEAGFDWLELHCAHGYLLSAFISPLTNHRDDAYGGPLENRLRYPLEVFAAVRAAWPADRPISVRISAHDWVEGGITPADAVAIARAFKAAPGGGADLIDCSSGQVNAEQQPVYGRMYQTPFADRIRHEAGIATMAVGAITEADHVNSIISAGRADLCAIARPHLAHPAWTLQEAARIGYTGTGWPRPYLSGKPQMEALFQRARSS; encoded by the coding sequence ATGAAGATCGTCTGCATCGGCGGCGGCCCGGCGGGCCTGGCCTTCGGGCTGCTGATGAAGCGGGCCCACCCGGCGCACGACATCACCGTGGTGGAACGCAACCGGCCGTACGACACCTTCGGCTGGGGCGTGGTGTTTTCCGACGCCACGCTGGAGAACCTGGCCGATGCCGACCGCGAGACGGCCGACGCCATCGAAGCCGGCTTCGCGCACTGGGACGACATCGAGCTGCAGTTCAAGGGCCGGACCATCCGCTCGGGCGGCCACGGCTTCGTGGGCATCGGGCGCAAGAAGCTGCTCAACATCCTGCAATCGCGCTGCGAGGCGCTGGGCGTGAAGCTGGTGTTCGAGACCGAGGCCGAGGATGAATCGGCCTGGCCGGATGCCGACCTCATCATCGCCAGCGACGGCATCCACTCGCGCATGCGCGGCAAGTACGCCAGCGTGTTCAGGCCGCAGGTGGTGACGCGACCCAACCGCTACATCTGGCTGGGCACGAAGAAGCGCTACGAGCCCTTCACCTTCGTCTTCGAGAGAACCGAGCACGGCTGGTTCCAGGCCCACATCTACCCGTTCGAGGCCGACACCAGCACCTACATCGTCGAGTGCCCCGAGACCGTGTGGCGCGCGCACGGGCTGGATGCCGCCACGGCCGACGAGAGCATCGCGTTCTGCGAGCGGCTGTTCGCGCGCGACCTGGACGGCGCGAAGCTGCTGAGCAACGCGCGCCACCAGCGCGGCAGCGCGTGGCTGAACTTCCAGCAGGTGAAGTGCGAGCAATGGTGGCTGCACAACGGGACGCAGCACCTCGTGCTGATGGGCGACGCGGTGCACACCGCCCACTTCGCCATCGGCTCGGGCACCAAGCTGGCGCTGGAAGACGCCATCGAGCTGGCGCGGCTGTTTGGCCGCCGGGGGCATGAGCCGGATTCGGCCGCCGTCATCGGCGAGGTGCTGGCCGAGTACCAGCAGCTCCGCGCCGTGGAGGTGCTGCGCCTGCAGAACGCAGCCTGGAACGCGATGGAGTGGTTCGAGATCTGCGGCGAGCGCTACTGCGACACGCTGGAGCCCGAGCAGTTCATGTACAGCCTGCTCACGCGCAGCCAGCGCATCGGACACGAGAACCTCCGGCTGCGCGACCAGGCCTGGCTCGAGGGCTTCGAGCGCTGGTTCGCGGTGCACAGCGGGCTTACGGCGGATCAGGCGGATCGCCCGGTGCCGCCCATGTTCGCGCCTTTCAGGCTGCGCGGCACGACGCTGCCCAACCGCGTGGTGGTGTCGCCGATGGCGCAGTACCGCTGCGTGGACGGCGTGCCCGGCGAGTTCCACCTCGTGCACCTGGGCGCGCGCGCGCTCGGCGGCGCGGGGCTGGTGATGACGGAGATGACCTGCCCCAGCGCCGATGCCCGCATCACGCCCGGGTGCCCCGGGCTCTGGAACACCGCACAGCGCGACGCCTGGGCGCGCATCGTGGCCTTCGTGCACGCGGAAGGCCCGGCGAAGATCGGCCTGCAGCTGGGCCACGCCGGCCCCAAGGGCAGCACCAACGCACCCTGGCAGCACACGGGGGCTGACGAGCCCCTGGCCGACGGCAACTGGCCGCTGATCGCCCCCAGCGCCCGCCCCTACCGGCCCGACGGGCAGGTGCCGCGCGCGATGACCCGCGCCGACATGGACCGCGTGCGCGACGAGTTCGTGCGCAGCACGCTTCTCGCCGCCGAGGCCGGCTTCGACTGGCTGGAGCTGCACTGCGCCCACGGCTACCTGCTCTCGGCCTTCATCTCGCCGCTCACCAACCACCGCGACGACGCGTACGGAGGCCCGCTGGAGAACCGGCTGCGCTACCCGCTGGAGGTGTTTGCCGCCGTGCGCGCCGCCTGGCCGGCGGACCGGCCCATCAGCGTGCGCATCAGCGCGCACGACTGGGTAGAGGGCGGCATCACGCCGGCCGACGCCGTGGCCATCGCCCGCGCCTTCAAGGCCGCACCCGGTGGTGGCGCCGACCTCATCGACTGCAGCTCCGGCCAGGTGAACGCCGAGCAGCAGCCGGTCTACGGCCGCATGTACCAGACGCCCTTTGCCGACCGCATCCGCCACGAGGCCGGCATCGCCACCATGGCGGTGGGCGCCATCACCGAGGCCGACCACGTGAACAGCATCATCAGCGCCGGCCGTGCCGACCTGTGCGCCATCGCACGCCCGCACCTGGCCCACCCGGCCTGGACGCTGCAGGAGGCGGCGCGCATCGGCTACACCGGCACCGGGTGGCCGCGCCCCTACCTCAGCGGCAAACCGCAGATGGAGGCGCTGTTCCAGCGCGCGAGGAGTTCCTGA
- a CDS encoding enoyl-CoA hydratase family protein, which yields MHQRVDPQLEAGNRVALAAYEATHFGWQVDAGVATITLNRPERKNPLTFASYAELRDLFHRLRHATDVHAVLLQGAGGNFCSGGDVHEIIGPLLRLKAPELLMFTRMTGDLVKAMRHCPQPIVAAVDGVCAGAGAILAMASDLRLGTARSKTAFLFNRVGLAGCDMGACAMLPRIVGQGRASEWLYTGRALGGEEAAAWGFYNRLVAPEALVDEAMKLARDIAAGPTFANGITKTMLHQEWDMGIDAAIESEAQAQAICMLTEDFRRAYDAFVAKGKPVFKGD from the coding sequence ATGCACCAGCGTGTCGATCCGCAGCTCGAGGCCGGCAACCGCGTGGCGCTGGCGGCTTACGAGGCCACCCACTTTGGCTGGCAGGTCGATGCCGGCGTGGCCACCATCACGCTCAACCGCCCTGAGCGCAAGAACCCGCTCACCTTTGCCAGCTATGCCGAGCTGCGCGATCTGTTCCACCGCCTGCGCCACGCCACCGACGTGCACGCGGTGCTGCTGCAGGGCGCCGGCGGCAATTTCTGCAGCGGCGGCGACGTGCACGAGATCATCGGCCCGCTGCTGCGGCTGAAGGCGCCCGAGCTGCTGATGTTCACGCGCATGACGGGTGATCTGGTCAAGGCCATGCGCCACTGCCCGCAGCCCATCGTGGCGGCGGTGGACGGCGTGTGCGCGGGAGCCGGCGCCATCCTGGCCATGGCCTCCGACCTGCGCCTGGGCACGGCCCGCAGCAAGACGGCCTTCCTGTTCAACCGCGTGGGCCTGGCCGGCTGCGACATGGGCGCCTGCGCGATGCTGCCGCGCATCGTGGGCCAGGGCCGCGCCAGCGAGTGGCTCTACACCGGCCGCGCGCTCGGCGGCGAGGAGGCGGCGGCCTGGGGCTTCTACAACCGCCTCGTGGCACCCGAGGCGCTGGTCGACGAGGCGATGAAGCTCGCCCGCGACATCGCCGCCGGGCCCACATTTGCCAACGGCATCACCAAGACCATGCTGCACCAGGAGTGGGACATGGGCATCGACGCCGCCATCGAGAGCGAGGCACAGGCGCAGGCGATCTGCATGCTGACCGAAGACTTCCGCCGCGCCTATGACGCCTTCGTGGCCAAGGGCAAACCGGTGTTCAAGGGAGACTGA
- a CDS encoding acyl-CoA dehydrogenase family protein, which produces MSLAHLHWPFFEPRHREFAQALDAWAATHVRDRHGDDVDATCRALVRELGAAGWLQHAVARHDGDHLDTRLLCLTREVLARHEGLADFAFAMQGLGSGAISLAGTPAQRARWLPAVARGECITAFALSEPEAGSDVAAMQCAARIEGDHAVIDGEKTWISNGGIADLYIVFCRTGEAPGSRGISAFVVEAGTPGLEIAERIEVIAPHPLARLRFAGCRVPVAQRIGAAGEGFKIAMRTLDVFRTSVAAAALGFARRALEEGLTRAKARPMFGQQLADFQLTQAKLAQMALTIDSAALLTYRAAWERDQGLNVTRAAAMAKLAATEGAQQVIDAAVQLFGGLGVTRGQIVEQLYREIRSLRIYEGATEVQQLIIGRDLLNPKGPSLLSG; this is translated from the coding sequence GTGAGCCTGGCCCACCTGCACTGGCCCTTCTTCGAGCCGCGCCACCGCGAGTTCGCGCAGGCCCTCGACGCCTGGGCCGCCACGCACGTGCGCGATCGGCATGGCGACGATGTGGACGCCACCTGCCGCGCGCTGGTGCGCGAACTGGGCGCCGCGGGCTGGCTGCAGCATGCGGTCGCCCGGCACGATGGCGACCATCTCGACACCCGGCTGCTGTGCCTGACGCGCGAGGTGCTGGCGCGCCACGAGGGCCTGGCCGATTTCGCCTTCGCGATGCAAGGCCTGGGCTCGGGCGCGATCTCGCTGGCCGGCACGCCCGCGCAGCGCGCGCGCTGGCTGCCGGCCGTGGCGCGCGGCGAGTGCATCACCGCCTTCGCGCTGAGCGAGCCCGAGGCCGGCTCCGACGTGGCCGCGATGCAGTGCGCCGCGCGCATCGAGGGCGATCACGCCGTGATCGACGGCGAGAAGACCTGGATCAGCAACGGCGGCATCGCCGACCTCTACATCGTGTTCTGCCGCACGGGCGAGGCGCCGGGCAGCCGCGGCATCAGCGCCTTCGTGGTCGAGGCCGGCACGCCGGGCTTGGAGATCGCCGAGCGCATCGAGGTGATCGCGCCGCACCCGCTGGCGCGGCTGCGCTTTGCGGGCTGCCGCGTGCCGGTGGCGCAGCGCATCGGCGCCGCCGGCGAAGGCTTCAAGATCGCGATGCGCACGCTGGACGTGTTCCGCACCAGCGTGGCCGCCGCCGCGCTGGGCTTCGCGCGGCGTGCGTTGGAAGAAGGCCTGACGCGCGCGAAGGCGCGCCCGATGTTCGGCCAGCAGCTCGCCGACTTCCAGCTCACGCAGGCCAAGCTCGCCCAGATGGCCCTCACCATCGACAGCGCGGCGCTGCTCACCTACCGCGCCGCCTGGGAGCGCGACCAGGGCTTGAACGTCACGCGCGCTGCCGCCATGGCCAAACTCGCGGCCACCGAGGGCGCGCAGCAGGTCATCGACGCCGCGGTGCAGCTGTTCGGCGGCCTGGGCGTGACACGGGGGCAGATCGTCGAGCAGCTCTACCGTGAGATCCGCTCGCTGCGCATCTACGAAGGCGCGACGGAAGTCCAGCAACTGATCATCGGCCGCGACTTGTTGAACCCTAAGGGCCCATCACTACTGTCCGGTTAA
- a CDS encoding IS4 family transposase, with amino-acid sequence MHIGKTLFAQVMEFVPWTSFARIVQRHGGNAGVRTLSCAEQFRAMAFAQLTWRESLRDIEASLSANAGKLYAMGFRSAVKRSTLADANESRDWRIWSDLAALLIRRARTLYANDSLGVDLDNTVYALDSSTIDLCLNLFDWAPFRSTKAAIKLHTLLDLRGAIPAFIHISDGKLHDVNVLDMLAFEPGAFYVMDRGYVDFARLYALHQAGAFFVTRAKSPMDARRVYSAATDRSTGIISDQQVMLNGHYSAKKYPEHLRRVRFKDPETGKTLIFLTNNTALPALTIASLYKSRWQVELFFKWIKQHLRIKKFLGNSENAVKTQVWCAVATYVLIAIVKKELQLDASLYTCLQILSVSVFEKTEVSCALQADASQTDMPDAANQLNLFDF; translated from the coding sequence GTGCATATCGGCAAGACCTTGTTTGCTCAGGTCATGGAGTTCGTTCCATGGACCAGCTTCGCGCGCATCGTGCAGCGCCATGGAGGCAACGCGGGCGTGCGCACGCTGTCGTGCGCCGAGCAGTTCCGCGCCATGGCCTTCGCGCAATTGACTTGGCGCGAAAGCTTGCGCGACATCGAGGCCAGTCTGTCGGCGAATGCCGGCAAGCTGTATGCGATGGGCTTTCGTTCGGCGGTCAAGCGCTCCACGCTGGCCGACGCCAACGAATCGCGCGACTGGCGCATCTGGTCGGACTTGGCCGCCTTGTTGATCCGGCGTGCACGCACGCTGTATGCGAACGATTCGCTCGGCGTCGATCTGGACAACACGGTGTATGCGCTGGACTCCAGCACCATCGATCTGTGCCTGAATTTGTTCGACTGGGCGCCGTTTCGCTCGACCAAGGCCGCCATCAAGCTGCACACGCTGCTGGACCTGCGCGGCGCGATTCCCGCGTTCATCCACATCAGCGACGGCAAGCTGCACGACGTGAACGTGCTGGACATGCTGGCCTTCGAGCCTGGCGCGTTCTACGTGATGGATCGCGGCTATGTCGACTTCGCACGGTTGTATGCGTTGCATCAGGCCGGCGCCTTCTTCGTCACGCGCGCCAAGTCGCCGATGGACGCCAGGCGTGTCTACTCGGCTGCGACCGATCGCAGCACCGGCATCATCAGCGACCAGCAGGTCATGCTCAACGGCCACTACTCGGCCAAAAAGTATCCCGAGCACCTGCGGCGTGTTCGATTCAAGGACCCCGAGACGGGCAAGACGCTGATCTTCCTGACCAACAACACGGCCTTGCCGGCGCTGACGATTGCCTCGTTGTACAAGAGTCGCTGGCAGGTCGAGTTGTTCTTCAAATGGATCAAGCAGCATCTGCGCATCAAGAAGTTTCTCGGCAACAGCGAGAACGCGGTGAAGACGCAGGTGTGGTGCGCCGTGGCCACCTACGTGCTCATCGCCATCGTCAAGAAGGAGCTTCAACTCGATGCCTCGCTCTACACATGTCTACAGATCTTGTCGGTGTCGGTCTTCGAGAAAACCGAGGTTTCATGCGCCTTGCAGGCCGATGCGTCCCAGACCGACATGCCCGACGCCGCTAACCAATTGAATTTGTTCGACTTTTAA
- a CDS encoding RidA family protein, with product MSKQILQPTHWARPKGYANGVAASGTQVFVAGMIGWDAQGRFHSDDLVAQVRQALLNVVEVLAAGGTRPEHITRMTWYLTDKREYAARAREIGAVFRELIGDFGIAMTAVQVAALIEDRALVEIEVTAVVGPDPNQA from the coding sequence ATGAGCAAACAGATCTTGCAACCCACGCACTGGGCGCGCCCCAAGGGCTACGCCAATGGCGTGGCGGCCTCTGGCACGCAGGTCTTCGTGGCCGGCATGATCGGCTGGGACGCACAGGGCCGCTTCCACAGCGACGACCTCGTGGCGCAGGTGCGGCAGGCGCTGCTCAACGTGGTCGAGGTGCTGGCTGCGGGCGGCACCCGCCCCGAGCACATCACCCGCATGACCTGGTACCTGACCGACAAGCGCGAGTACGCCGCCCGGGCGCGCGAGATCGGCGCCGTGTTCCGCGAGCTCATCGGCGACTTCGGCATCGCGATGACGGCGGTGCAGGTGGCCGCGCTGATCGAAGACCGCGCGTTGGTCGAGATCGAGGTCACGGCCGTGGTCGGCCCCGACCCCAACCAGGCTTGA
- a CDS encoding acyl-CoA dehydrogenase, with protein MAKASFRWDDPLLLDQQLSDDERAVRDAAAAYCTDRLATRVLEAFRTETTDPAIFREMGELGLLGATIPEQYGGAGLNYVCYGLVAREVERVDSGYRSMMSVQSSLVMLPIFEFGTEAQRQKYLPKLARGEWIGCFGLTEPNHGSDPGSMVTRAKAVPGGYSLTGSKMWISNSPFADVFVVWAKDDAGAIRGFVLDKGMKGLSAPPIKGKVGLRASLTGEIVMDGVFVPEENAFPEVRGLKGPFTCLNSARYGIAWGALGAAEDCYARARQYVLDRQQFGKPLAANQLIQKKLADMATDISLGLQGCLRLGRMKDEGIASVEATSILKRNSCGKALDIARTARDMMGGNGISDEYGVARHLVNLEVVNTYEGTHDIHALILGRAITGVAAF; from the coding sequence ATGGCCAAGGCCTCATTCCGCTGGGACGACCCGCTGCTGCTCGACCAGCAGCTCAGCGACGACGAACGCGCCGTGCGCGACGCCGCGGCGGCCTACTGCACCGACCGCCTCGCGACGCGGGTGCTCGAGGCCTTCCGCACCGAGACCACCGACCCGGCCATCTTCCGCGAGATGGGCGAGCTCGGCCTGCTCGGCGCCACCATCCCCGAACAGTACGGCGGTGCCGGCCTGAACTACGTGTGCTACGGGCTGGTGGCGCGCGAGGTCGAGCGCGTGGACAGCGGCTACCGCAGCATGATGAGCGTGCAGAGCTCGCTGGTGATGCTGCCCATCTTCGAGTTCGGCACCGAGGCGCAGCGCCAGAAGTACCTGCCCAAGCTGGCGCGTGGCGAGTGGATCGGCTGCTTCGGCCTGACCGAGCCCAACCACGGCTCCGATCCCGGCAGCATGGTGACGCGCGCCAAGGCCGTGCCGGGGGGCTACAGCCTCACGGGCAGCAAGATGTGGATCAGCAACTCGCCCTTTGCCGACGTGTTCGTGGTGTGGGCGAAGGACGATGCCGGCGCCATCCGCGGCTTCGTGCTCGACAAGGGCATGAAGGGCTTGAGCGCGCCGCCCATCAAGGGCAAGGTCGGCCTGCGCGCCAGCCTCACCGGCGAGATCGTCATGGACGGCGTGTTCGTGCCCGAGGAGAACGCCTTCCCCGAGGTGCGCGGCCTGAAGGGCCCCTTCACCTGCCTGAACAGCGCGCGCTACGGCATCGCCTGGGGCGCGCTCGGCGCGGCCGAGGACTGCTACGCCCGCGCCCGCCAGTACGTGCTCGACCGCCAGCAGTTCGGCAAGCCGCTGGCCGCGAACCAGCTGATCCAGAAGAAGCTGGCCGACATGGCCACCGACATCAGCCTGGGTCTGCAGGGCTGCCTGCGCCTGGGCCGCATGAAGGACGAGGGCATCGCCTCGGTCGAGGCCACAAGCATCCTCAAGCGCAACAGCTGCGGCAAGGCGCTCGACATCGCCCGCACCGCGCGCGACATGATGGGTGGCAACGGCATCTCCGACGAATACGGCGTGGCGCGTCACCTCGTCAACCTCGAGGTGGTGAACACCTACGAGGGCACGCACGACATCCACGCGCTGATCCTGGGGCGCGCCATCACTGGCGTCGCGGCGTTCTGA
- a CDS encoding GNAT family N-acetyltransferase, whose translation MRSTPSISAASTFCALLTQDRLSLPDAGPVRLRALRRSDLQAFLAYRSDPEVARFQGWAPISPEQAAAFLAEMAAPAAWPEGAWLQLAIARSADDALVGDIGLPGARCLRAVSDSRNAASLRPLARLGFAEVRRKATVVKGEACTDVVLERGAA comes from the coding sequence ATGCGCTCGACGCCATCCATCAGCGCAGCGTCCACGTTCTGCGCCCTGCTGACACAAGACCGGCTGAGCCTGCCGGACGCGGGGCCCGTGCGCCTGCGGGCGCTGCGCCGCAGCGACCTGCAGGCCTTCCTGGCCTACCGCAGCGACCCGGAGGTCGCGCGCTTCCAGGGTTGGGCACCGATCAGCCCGGAGCAGGCCGCGGCCTTTCTGGCAGAGATGGCCGCGCCCGCCGCCTGGCCCGAGGGCGCGTGGCTGCAGCTGGCCATCGCCCGCAGCGCGGACGACGCACTGGTGGGTGACATCGGCCTGCCGGGCGCGCGCTGCCTGCGCGCGGTGAGCGACAGCCGCAACGCCGCCAGCTTGCGCCCGCTCGCGCGCTTGGGCTTTGCGGAAGTGCGGCGCAAAGCCACGGTCGTCAAGGGCGAGGCCTGCACCGATGTCGTCCTCGAGCGCGGGGCGGCATGA
- a CDS encoding GNAT family N-acetyltransferase has translation MPFLPREFQVPEPPATSEFVLTPLRVDHVVLDYDAVMSSRERLWQLFGPGWGWPREDLSLMQDLVDLGWHQKEFQLRRSCSWAVLTPDQRTMRGCCCLDPSEPEGFDAEGCCWARSDRVASGLEERLSATCRAWLAAAWPFQRVAWSGRDRPW, from the coding sequence ATGCCTTTTCTGCCCCGCGAGTTCCAGGTCCCCGAGCCGCCTGCCACCAGCGAGTTCGTGCTCACGCCGCTGCGCGTGGACCACGTCGTGCTCGACTACGACGCCGTGATGAGCAGCCGCGAGCGGCTGTGGCAGCTGTTCGGCCCCGGCTGGGGCTGGCCACGCGAAGACCTGTCGCTGATGCAGGACCTGGTGGACCTGGGCTGGCACCAGAAGGAGTTCCAGCTGCGCCGCTCGTGCAGCTGGGCCGTGCTCACGCCCGATCAGCGCACGATGCGGGGCTGCTGCTGCCTCGACCCGAGCGAGCCCGAGGGCTTCGACGCCGAAGGCTGCTGCTGGGCGCGCAGTGACCGCGTCGCCAGCGGACTGGAAGAACGGCTCTCCGCCACCTGCCGCGCGTGGTTGGCCGCGGCCTGGCCGTTCCAGCGCGTGGCCTGGTCCGGGCGCGATCGGCCCTGGTGA